Below is a genomic region from Telmatobacter sp. DSM 110680.
CGCGCGCATATTTGCGGTGGCCGACACGCTTGACGCGATCACCAGCGACCGGCCGTATCGGGTTGCGCGCACGTTCGATGCTGCGCGGGAAGAGATCATTCGCTGCTCGGGAACGCAATTCGATCCGACGGTGGTTGAAGTTTATTTGAAAATTCCCAACGAGCTTTGGCTTGAGTTACGCTCAGAGATTACTGGCCAAAACCACCGCTTTTCGACTTTTGATATTTCCCACCCATTGGGTGCGTCGAAGAAGTAGACGCGTCACCCACGATCTCCCTTCTTGCACGGTTCACGACACATTCAATTCAAACATTCGATCCAACGACCTGCGTTTTATACCGAGCAAGGGACGGCGCAGGATCACTTGTATCTTGAGAACGAATGCACACGCGACGCAGATCGTGCGTTACGCATAGCATTTCGCAGAGAAGTTTGAAAAAATGGTTTCACCGTGGCTGGGAGACTGGAGCACGAATGAAAACCAACGCTGCCACGATCCTTTTAGCGTTTTTGGGGGCTCTGACTGCAGGGCGGTTGAGCGCGCAGTCTACCGGCGCCGCCAAAGAGGCGAAGCCGGTGGCATATCCGTATGCTGCGGAGGAATCCGGAGGCCTCTCCCCTTCTCTGCTGAGAAAAGACCTCGACCTCCGCGCTGCTTTATCGGCAGCGCCTGATTCAGCGGAACTGATGTATGCCTACGCGCTCGTCCTGCGCCAGGAAGGCAAGGCACGCGACTCACTAGCTGCGTACACGCGCGCTGCGAGCATGCGCAAGCCGACGGCACAGGAACTGCGCAGTGTGGCGCTCGATTACGTCATGCTCAGCGATTATGATGACGCCATTCACTGGCTCGAACTTGCCGTGCAGATCGACCCTCATGACGTGGATGCTCTCTATTCTCTCGGCCGCTGCTATTACTCCAAAGACAGATACCAGGAAGCGCGGAAGCTCTATGAACAAGTTCTCGCCATCCAGCCCAAAAATATAAAAGCCGAGGAAAACATTGGCCTGGTTTATGACGCCACCAATGAGCCCGAGAAAGCAGAGGAAGCTCTGCGGAAAGCAACAAGCTGGGCAGACGCTAATGGGCAGGATGAGTGGCCCTTCTTGGATCTTGGCGTTTTTCTTCTCGATCACAATCGATTGCCGGAAGCGATCGATGATCTTCGCATTGCAATCCGCATCAGGCCGACGCGTGCCGAATCTCACGAGAAACTTGGCCGCGCCCTTCTAGCCAGTCAAGATGCGGTAGGTGGAATCAATGAGTTGCGGGAAGCTACGCGTTTGGAACCTGACAATCCGCGTACCCATTACGAGCTTGGCCGGGCGCTTCGCCAAGCAGGACAGATCGATAAAGCGCAAGAAGAATTCAAACTCAGCCAGAAGCTCTACACGTCGCATAGCCAGGAGTAGCGCGTCACGCTAAGCACGTGCGAAACCGCGCGTTTTCAGGGCTTGGGAGGATCGGCCACGGCGACTGGCTTGGCTGAATCCGATTGCGCCGGCTCTTCGATAACCAGTTCCTTGTCGCCTTTCTGATTGCGGAGAACTTGCTGGATTCCGCTTGGCCAGCGGATTTCGATGCGATCGATGGCGACATCGCCGGCAAGCCCAAAGTGCAATCTTCGATCGCTGGCGGAAAGATATCCGCTCGACGTGGTCACCGTT
It encodes:
- a CDS encoding tetratricopeptide repeat protein, with the translated sequence MKTNAATILLAFLGALTAGRLSAQSTGAAKEAKPVAYPYAAEESGGLSPSLLRKDLDLRAALSAAPDSAELMYAYALVLRQEGKARDSLAAYTRAASMRKPTAQELRSVALDYVMLSDYDDAIHWLELAVQIDPHDVDALYSLGRCYYSKDRYQEARKLYEQVLAIQPKNIKAEENIGLVYDATNEPEKAEEALRKATSWADANGQDEWPFLDLGVFLLDHNRLPEAIDDLRIAIRIRPTRAESHEKLGRALLASQDAVGGINELREATRLEPDNPRTHYELGRALRQAGQIDKAQEEFKLSQKLYTSHSQE